Within Xiphophorus hellerii strain 12219 chromosome 10, Xiphophorus_hellerii-4.1, whole genome shotgun sequence, the genomic segment GAACAGCAATAGCCACTAGATACTCCCGATAtcataaataatgacatttttcaggacaacctttggacaaaaggCCTTCTCTGTTAAGACTTGTAAGCTTTTGAACTCGCTACCATATCTTTTTAAGACCACaacttgcattaaaatgttCGCTTTAAGGCTTAGGAATTGGCTAATGACAAACCAGACTGtccttattttgaaatattgtaatgtttcaaaacattacaatgttttgtaatgttttagcatttaaaaCTACTAAAAGGTAGTAGTTTTAAATGCATTGCTTTACAACTCTTTTTGATCGTTTGTATTTACTgttaacttttcttttaaatgttaaaggTCCCTCTAGGGATGAGTCTTACAAATTAGCTATGACTAGAAACACTAATGCGGgcatcattttatgttttttgtatccgtccctatcaaataaacaataaaaatttgaaTGAATTAAGTGCCAAAAAAGGAGTTATCGAACCAAACAGACGACTTAAGCTTTTGGCTTAAGTCGTCTGTTGCACCTTCCATGGGTCAAAAACGAAGTgcttttcaattaaaaacaagcaaaacacaggagataaaaacatataagaaaatataaaaacaaaatgcatataCACCAAGAGCATTAGGTAAAGCTAGTCTGAATAGAGGAGTCTTCAACTGCTTCTTAAATTAAGACAGTCCAAAGTTGAAGGCAAAGCTTTCCACAATCTGTGGGTTACCactgtttgttttctcagttctgtatttttttctctctttctgcaggtgtagaagcaGGCGCAGGCTTATTGGgtggtttcttgttttttctttatctttctttctttcctcgATTCTTATCTTTTAACTTTTTACCTTTTAACTTTTGTCCGACCTCTCTTCctgtcttttctctcttcttcccATTCTATTCTGTCTCAGAATTCATTGCATTTGACATAAACCCAAATCAATGTCTAGtaaagtttttatatatatatatatatatatatatatatgagatGAAACATTATAGCGAAATGCTCCGTATTGCTCTACTTGTGAAAATGAATTGGTTGGGCTGCTCCTTAGTGCTCAGACAACGCTGCACTGTTGGACGGaacatgttaaaacaaacaaacaaaaaaaacaataaaaccctTATAGgttcattcttcttcttttggcCTTTTCTCCTTTAACACTCTGCaaagcaaaaacataacatCTCGGTCTTGCAGTTAGTTTCTTACTTTTTAGTGAAAATTAGACTCGGGTGGTGTTGCTTGAGGCCACTGGTGTTTTGACTGCTCTTCCTGCTGTTCTGGATTTATTTCTACACATTGTTAGACCCAAAGTTTCAAGTCAGGGAGTAAAGTTAGAATTAGAGGTGAAACTGGGCCACCAAATAAATAATCCAGTTTCCGGGTCCAGTTTCTTTCACTTTATGCAactagcaaaaataaatctgagtaTATTAAGAAAGAACATTTAAGGAGACTCATATATGCATTCATAACACTGAACTATTGTAAGGTATTCTGTCAATCCAGCAAAGCATGTTGGGATTTGATTGAACAGGAGTTGCAAATTATGGATGCACTGTCGACAAATCTATTGCTGCTGTGATGTTGTCATGGACcaaaatctttgaaaatgtttctaatatCTTGTTGGATCTATGGTATGAAGAAATGAGTCAGTTTTGAATACATTCAAATTCTCTCCCTTTGACAAGTGAAAAATGCTTTGATGTAGGTCATTGCATGAACACTAGGGGGAGCTGTTTAGCTACAGTACTGTTTGAAACCCGTAGCAGTCAGAACTGTGCTGAACTCAGACGAGGCTGGGCAGgctcagttttgtttatttatatctgTGAATGTgaccagtttaaaaaaaaaaaaaaaatagaaagtatAATTTATCTCAATGTGAAGAAGTATTTGGAATTGTGCATGAACACTTTTCATTTCATAGTGCTATGCTCCATTTTATGCatgaattctgttttttaagttttaaatcacCTTTGCTATACTTTtgaatcttttgtttttccagaacaTGAATTAAATGCTCAAATATGTACCTTCTTTATTGATATTTCACCTTCAAAATATGGCAATGCAATTGTAGAATTGCCATCTGAGAACAACAATGCTAGCGCAGAAATCGTCTTAAATCTAGACCGACTTGAATAACCTGGTGGTGAAAATGCATCAACACGTTTAGCATGTAGGAGGCAGTGCTTCCATATCAATGAGACGGATTCcttgctgcagctgcagccttgAAACTCAGGGTTTCTCTCTGGTGTTTGTGCAGGGCTTTATCTCGCTTCCATTTCCATCCACCTGTAACGAGCAGAAAACGCAGCTGTCTTTCCTCCAAGAAACACCCACCCACCCAAACGCAAAGCAGAGGTTAATAGGGTCTCTTTGTCCTTGAAAGCTTTGGATGAGCTGAAGGACAGcattacaaaataaagaaaataccacTTCAGCACACACAAAtaggttttaaagaaaatactcAGCTAGAAAGATTTACAAacaactttgtaaaaaaaaccaacaaaaaaacgtGACAACAATCCATCTacacattttgcacaaaaaaagcCACAGCATAATTACATCTCAAAGATGATTACATGACCTTCGTTTTGAGCAGAATATATGCTCATAGGCTGGAGGAGGTTTGGAGGTATGAAGAGCTACAGTGGACAGAGTATGAGCAGATTATTAATCAGCAGTTCCCTGCAGTGTTCTTTTCAATAAACATCCCTCACTCATAACATTAAACATTGaacaaatgttgaatttttgaTGCTGACATCCCACGTGTAAAACTTTGGTCTAATTTATTACAAGGTATCTCAGTTGGCAGCACATCTTGTCGCACCAGAAGGACAATATTTGGTAGGCGATATGACAGATGAGGTCAtgtgtttacttttacttttataagGTTGAGTTGTTGGAAACTTTACCCATCTGCTGGTGTAATCTAGTTGTAACAGCCGTATGTAGGACAGTTTTTCTGACCCAGATTCAAGCAAAAAATAATCTTCAATTCTGTGTTTGCATAGATTCCTTCTGTTCATACGTTTTACACCGGGCTTTCAAATGAGGAGGTGATTCCTGGTGAGTTCTGTTTGTTCTCCGGAATCAGATATTATGAGTTTCCAGTCAAATGCAACATAAATTCTTCTTCAAAGTGCATCTAATGTACATTATCTATTTGTGAACACCTTGTTTAACAAATTGAATGCGCAAAATTTGTTTCTTACAATCTTGTTTTGCAAAATCATAGCGCCACAACAATTAGCGATTAGCAAATTgtgctgttttggtttttttttttgctttactttcAACTAGAAAGAAGCGCTCAGCTCATATACAGCATATACATCTTCCAGGTCAGAGACAAATCGATCATTTGGTCTGAGCAACAAACTGGACCCTGAAGTCCAAAGTCTTGGACTGAAATGTCATATTATTTGTAAAGCTACATGGAGCAGAACTCATCACACCCAACTTAACCAGGAAGAAAAGCAACATGCTTATGTTTTGTACCTTGCGCAGTATCGTACATGTGGTGGCTTTAGTGagataaaaattgtaaaaggggcaaataaaaggtttattaCAGCATCTGTCAGTATGCTTTGACCACATAGCAGCCATGATGGCTTTTGTGGTGAGATCTGTGgtatttctgcagcttcttcagaGGCACAATTGGCCTCTTGGATGCTTCTCTGATTAGCTCTCTACTTGACATATGTTAGTAGGCAAGAAGACTAAGactaatcaataaaaacaaaaagatttataTTCTTATATGCATTTTAACACTGTTTTCTTACAGAGTTTGAGTAGAACACCATGCTCCCATACTGTAAATTTGTTTCTATAATGCTTGAGTGCAGGTTATATGAAGAAATACATTGTTTTCTATTGTGTTGCTAAGTGACTTTAGCCTTAATGAGCAAAAACTGTGAGCTAATCCCAGGAGTTCAACCCCATAACCAATGTATCCCTTGGTTATGGGGTTAATTTGAATCCCATAACCAGGTTTCAATTTCTGAGGCAATATTTCAAAACTagctttgcatttttataatacTATGTGgcatattaatatattttttcactcTGAAATTAGCTGAAATGTCACAAGTGCAACTTGAATCCACCAAGAAGTCCTTGGGGCTTTCAAGAAGGAAATTCAGCAGGAGTTAGAGTTGAGTTCAATCTCCCCCACATCAAACTATTGTtgaatagatttaaaaaataaaggacTTTGTCTTTGCTTCGTCTACAAGTTGATGTCAACTTGAAGACATCTACTGACATCTAAATGTACCAACCAAACCTGACTTTCTATGTCTTTGTCTTGGGTAAATGAAACAGAGTTTAGGGGCTATACAGTGTAactttcaacacattttctggGCTAACagcataaagacaaaaacaggtCAACAGCCACTAAAGACGTCCATAGATGTCTAATGTTTGGAGGGACCAAATGAAGACCAACCAGAAGGTTGGATTAACTCATTATTCTTCCATTCATTTAAGAAActccaaaatgtcaaactgtttAATTTCTCTTACATTGATATTTTCTTCCGTTATAAAGTGCCACGttgcttttaaacatttctttatcaaATGGTCTTTGGCTTCtgcgaggggaaaaaaaaggaccATTAATTGAAAGTCTTTAACTGTGATTACTTCAATCAGAACTCCTGTTTCCCATCCAGACTCAACGTGTTGGCCAAGGAGTAAATGACACGGCTGCTCTTTGGCGAGGTCCACGTCGGCTGCTGGCAGGATGAAGTCTCTGTCCGGTAAATTTGGGCTTGGGTCTTAAACAGGCCGAAGCGAGCTGCGAGGAGGAAAAAATCCCTTCGGAAGGTGTGGGTGAAGAAGGCGTACAGGAAGGGGTTTGAGCATGAGTTGATGGGGTAGAAAAGAACCAGCAGGAGCTTCGCTTCTGAGACGGTGATGAGAGGGAGCTTGAGGGCGGCGGAGACAGCGAAGAAGGAGATGGGCGCCATGCAGACAAAGTCGGTGAAGATGAGCACAGCCATGCGTTGAGCCACTCGGGTGTCGGCATGAGCAGGTGCTGACGAGGGTTTGCGGTAGGTCAAGTAGATGCTGAGGTAACAACCGCAAACGCAGAAGAAGGCCAGGATGTTAAGGACCAGTAGAGAAACAACGTAGACCTGGGAAACCACGGACTCCACATCCATTGGCAGGCAGATACTCACCTGTACAGAGATATTCAGATATCTAAAAGATTAAATGTCTCAATGGACTTCATTCTGTAACTTATGTCATGCATTATGCAAGGTTATTTGGAAACTATTGAAGGAAATAAACTTAAAGTACGcctccttgaacaggttaggatgggctataaaaacatgttcattacatttttttttgcacaaaatcattttcagataATGAGACGTATTAGGGCCTCttctcactttaaatccaaataagccaCTGATGGCCACGCctccaactcaatgtttacacccACACGTGAAAAACGGTTTCAAATACATGCGTATTATatggaaaagcagaagtggagcctcctgcacaaccaacaagaatgtagAAGTGGTCTCTGAatggtaaatcaacaacaaaacatttgtcttttccagcagccattgtacagcggtaaaaccagctgaccaaaggTGCTGGAGTTCTGctcgggttgctaggtaacgggttaagcttagctggggttgctaggtaacggcacagtaCCGTTGATTTATTGTAACCCTTTAATGAAAGAGGTTTATCACCCTGTACTTCTTGTCTATGACAGTCTGATACAGCTGGGGTTTGTGGAAATACATGTGACTGGAAGCACCTGGTTCCTCATTtactaaaaatttaaaaaataaataaataaataaaatgctgctcAAACATTTGCCTTCATTAGGCACAAATAATTCAAATCCTATCTGTGAATAATATAATTTAAGCAAATATCCAGCTGTTctatgaacaaacagcatcgtGAAGCCCAAGGAGCACATCAGACATGATTGTCAACCAAAACTCACAGATTGGACAAACAAAGCATTAATCGGAGAAGCAGGTAAGAGGCACAtcggtaactctggaggagctgcagagaaccACAGCTCAGGTGAAACAATCTGTTACACAAATGTGACTCTTATGGAAAAATGCGACAAGGAAAGCTTTTAAAGGTCCGATTTGGACTGCAAATTCAGAAAATATCTGAACAATGTCTATCCTTTTTACACAATTTTCCAATTACACACTACTTTGGAGTTTGTGGTTGCATCAGAGCAAAAATTTTACGCTCAGTTCTTGCATCTTAAAAGGTGTTGAGCATTGAGCTACCTACTTTGCTGTAGCTGCTGACACCCACTGTGGGCAGCAATGCAGCCAGCAAGGAGAAGCTCCACCCAGTTGTCATGATGATGCAGGCGTGCCTCAGGCGAAGTTTGCGGTCGAGCCGCATAGCGTTGCTGATGGTGTGCCAGCGCTCCACAGTAATGGCTGTTAGTGTGAAAACTGACAGCTCACTGGCAAACACCTGTAAATCACAGTAATTTAGTATTCGAACACAGACACTGATGAGACATGACATTGATGAATTCAGGCAACAtgagtgcacacacacacacacacacacacacacacacaccgtgaaAAACCCTGCAGCTTTGCAGCCGAAGCCCGTCTGCCAGTCAATGGCATGGTTGTAGTAGCGGCCGTGAGTGAGCATGTCGACGGTGGCGATCACTAGCAGGTAAATGCCCATGCAGAGGTCAGCGAAGGCCAAGTGGCACATGAGAAAACGAGGAACCGTCAACTTGGAGCGACTGCCTGCGTCCAGGGCAGAGGGAGAAACAAATACTTCAgcttgaataaaacaaaattatttcatgaAGCAAGTTAGTTTCAGCGCTGCACCAGCTGCATTGCATAGAGGCAAACTGAGTGTCTGGACTGAAAAAGGAGACTGGAGCaccaaaatggaaagaaaatagcTAATTGGTGACAAGTAATTGAatgaagtttgtcaaacttaatttatttatgtttgtttaacttgacaacttaataaattaacttgGGTAAGACTTGATTTGATGGTGACCTATTAACACCATATATTTAAGATGGATTGCTTGTTCTCTTTTTTCCGTGTGCAACCTGCAGCTCCAGACgcacaagtggctctttggaccttcCACAACGGCTCTTAATATCTTTGACTAAAAATGATAACGAAATGACTTTGAAAATAGATAGAACAGATAcaggtttttgttattttcagggTTTTCTTTCCTGGAATACATTGCTCTTGGATAATTGCCACTAAAAATAccagtcaattttttttatgtctatttttttatgtctatttttCTCTCTATGTGTAAATATCAACATCCGATGCAAAAAACTGTTATCTTTTTGAAGTTTTCCTgtgtaataaaaactaaaaacagggATAGAATAAttactatttaaaaatgacaatgttTTTCCTGTAGttgatatttatcaaaaatgttaAGATGTAATTTCTCAAAAGGCCAGGTAATATCTGAGGCTctaagttatttattttgttgggcTGGAGAgcaaaaatggctctttgggtTGTAAAGTTTGCAGACCTCTGGTCCAGGCTACTGGGAGTGAAGAAGCAATGAAATTTGGTTTGTGTGatcattttataaaatacaatctTCCTATTGCTATTTTTCAGATAACACTGTTACCAGGAcagtaaaaagtcaaaatattttggCACAAATACTTAAAAACTACCATTAATGTTTTTGGTAAACAGTCTGTATGAAGTTAACTACTATTGAGTGGGATTTTCTTCAAAGCAGTTAGATaatgttgtacattttttgtgttaGTTATATGATTTTATGAAATTATTACTCTGTGCTATACTGTTGAATGCTTTTTAGTGACTTTATCATCAGTATACACATCTTAAACTGCTAAAATTGTACAAAAtgaatgacaaaagaaaatcttattttgaaaCCATATTTAGGAGCCAGAAAAGTGACCCCACAGGACAAATGTAATGGAGTTGCTCACATATTTTGCTACACTTTTACCTAACAGCACCAGTAGAACCACTGCATTGCCAAGCAGTGCGAGGACAGAGATGATCCAGATGAGGATCCGCAGGAGGATGGGGGACATTATGTCCTCACACGGATTAAAGTTGTCAGGTGCTGGGCTGCAGGAGACGGACGTGGAGTTAGAACAGTGCTCCCTGAAGAAGGCCGGGATGGTTTTCGCCTCAGGGTGGCTACACAGAGAGGTCCACTTCGATCTATCGTGCAACAacacaaagaaaggaaagacGTGCAGCACCTGTTGGAAAAAGTATCATTCTGATGCGATCTCTACCTGTTTCTGTGCATGTTTTTGAAGGCGCAGCAGTGTGAAGAATATGTCAGTTTGGCTATGTGGAGTTTTGTGTAGCGCTGTACAATAGGAAGCTCTTTGAGGCGATAAGCAGATTCTGCGAACAGCTTCTTCAGACCGCCAAGGATGGAGTCCGGCAGAGAGCTGACAGCCGTCTGAGAGACGTCCCTGCAAACGCAGAGAAACACAACCAGGCTTTCAGGGACAGAACcaggttttcagtttgttttcaccaATAATTCTGTTTTGAATTGCTTGCCGTGGTGTTAGATCTGCCAGTAATTGgtgtcaatttatttattaaacgtATCCAATCCAATTTACGTAAAGCACacttaaaagcaacaaaatgacatagttgcaaaagcacaaaat encodes:
- the fshr gene encoding follicle-stimulating hormone receptor — translated: MVANVLIMLMIKMAAASMPGSETDLKHGYGAGFPELIQNPCHPVGFGVRAIPPNISSNTWCLVVKQTQIREIQQRSFANLHHLRKLFILQNNILQSIGASAFAGLPWLSDVCISENLSLETIKAFAFSDLPELAEIEITKSKHLRSIHPDAFRNIVNLRRLTISNTGLRIFPDLSKIQSAARGFLFDLQDNINIETVPANAFRGLCTKPIEEIRLTRNGIKEVASDAFNGTKMYRLLLSGNKQLAHISPDAFVGSSELVVLDVSQTAVSSLPDSILGGLKKLFAESAYRLKELPIVQRYTKLHIAKLTYSSHCCAFKNMHRNRSKWTSLCSHPEAKTIPAFFREHCSNSTSVSCSPAPDNFNPCEDIMSPILLRILIWIISVLALLGNAVVLLVLLGSRSKLTVPRFLMCHLAFADLCMGIYLLVIATVDMLTHGRYYNHAIDWQTGFGCKAAGFFTVFASELSVFTLTAITVERWHTISNAMRLDRKLRLRHACIIMTTGWSFSLLAALLPTVGVSSYSKVSICLPMDVESVVSQVYVVSLLVLNILAFFCVCGCYLSIYLTYRKPSSAPAHADTRVAQRMAVLIFTDFVCMAPISFFAVSAALKLPLITVSEAKLLLVLFYPINSCSNPFLYAFFTHTFRRDFFLLAARFGLFKTQAQIYRTETSSCQQPTWTSPKSSRVIYSLANTLSLDGKQEF